In Arthrobacter citreus, a single genomic region encodes these proteins:
- a CDS encoding MerR family transcriptional regulator gives MKETLYTIGEVSKLVNISIKALRYYDKINLFKPAYVDPDTNYRYYKDSQIHLLDLIKSLKYIGTPLEDMKKVQGLERDEFYAFLTEQENIVKDKIDSLTEIEKIIANAKRGIQRQKQYPQFGEVFFSYEEEIQIIQTKADGIDPKNILNASYSKLKKFAASTEGFRNNGYGAIYPYKSYKHVNEVSYQYLFTPVLTKKQTTLLLPDTEVAKIPEGNYICITYKSLTPNDYFTNLQKLITYIEHHKITVNSNIYESLIHNNYSPHQKEEFIIEMRVLIIDDSQINLDQ, from the coding sequence GTGAAAGAAACACTTTATACAATAGGTGAAGTCTCAAAATTAGTAAATATTTCAATAAAAGCACTTCGATATTATGACAAAATAAACTTGTTTAAACCAGCCTATGTCGATCCAGATACTAATTATCGATATTATAAAGACTCACAAATCCATCTACTTGACTTAATCAAATCACTTAAATATATTGGCACTCCTTTAGAAGATATGAAAAAAGTGCAAGGATTAGAGAGAGATGAGTTTTATGCTTTTTTAACGGAGCAAGAAAACATCGTAAAAGATAAAATTGATTCTTTAACAGAAATTGAAAAAATCATAGCAAATGCTAAAAGAGGAATACAGAGGCAGAAGCAGTATCCTCAATTTGGAGAAGTATTTTTTTCGTATGAAGAAGAAATACAGATCATTCAAACAAAAGCAGATGGAATCGATCCTAAAAATATCTTAAATGCTTCTTATAGTAAATTAAAAAAATTTGCTGCATCGACAGAAGGATTTAGAAATAATGGTTATGGTGCAATTTATCCTTATAAATCGTATAAACATGTTAATGAAGTATCTTATCAATATTTATTCACACCTGTTTTAACGAAAAAACAAACTACATTACTATTACCAGATACCGAAGTTGCAAAAATTCCAGAAGGCAATTATATATGCATTACGTATAAAAGTTTAACGCCAAATGATTATTTTACTAATTTACAAAAACTAATTACATATATTGAGCATCATAAAATAACCGTTAACAGTAATATTTATGAGTCATTAATACATAATAACTATTCTCCGCATCAAAAGGAAGAATTTATAATCGAAATGAGAGTATTAATTATAGATGACTCACAAATAAATTTAGACCAGTGA
- the ltaE gene encoding low-specificity L-threonine aldolase yields the protein MKFIDLRSDTVTIPTEEMRQAMFSAEVGDDVYGDDPTVQKLEKLASSMIGKEAALFVPSGTFGNQLALFTHCARGTEVILGEDCHIFEHEVGAASIIAGVHTRTLQTTNGKMDIKRIKQSIRPDDLHFPETSLICLENAYSNGAVVDLDYMKEVFSIAKNANIPVHLDGARIFNAATYLKTDAKELSQYSDSVMFCLSKGLCAPVGSILAGSKEFIEKAKKKRKLLGGGWRQSGFLAAAGIIALEKMTKRLQEDHENALYLAERLSEIPTIKVDLSQIHINLVFFQMTNMKHSPEEIEQIFKENGIIIFAPEEDGMMRFATHYWITKNDIDKIIDVMKMM from the coding sequence ATGAAATTTATTGATTTAAGAAGTGATACGGTAACCATTCCTACAGAAGAAATGAGACAAGCTATGTTTTCAGCAGAAGTGGGAGATGATGTATACGGAGATGACCCTACTGTTCAGAAACTTGAAAAATTAGCTTCATCAATGATTGGGAAAGAAGCTGCCTTATTCGTTCCGAGTGGAACCTTTGGAAACCAGCTTGCTTTATTTACTCATTGTGCCCGCGGGACCGAAGTAATCCTTGGAGAAGATTGCCATATTTTTGAGCATGAAGTCGGAGCTGCTTCAATAATTGCTGGTGTTCATACAAGGACATTACAAACGACTAACGGTAAGATGGATATTAAACGAATTAAACAATCTATTCGACCTGATGACTTACATTTTCCTGAAACTTCATTAATCTGCTTAGAAAATGCATATTCTAATGGAGCAGTAGTTGATCTTGATTATATGAAAGAAGTTTTTAGCATTGCAAAAAATGCAAACATACCTGTTCACTTAGATGGAGCAAGAATTTTTAATGCTGCTACTTATTTAAAAACGGATGCCAAAGAATTATCTCAATATAGCGATTCTGTCATGTTCTGCTTATCAAAAGGACTGTGTGCGCCAGTAGGTTCCATACTAGCAGGAAGTAAAGAATTTATTGAAAAGGCAAAAAAGAAGCGTAAATTATTAGGTGGTGGTTGGAGACAATCCGGATTTTTAGCAGCCGCTGGTATTATTGCATTAGAAAAAATGACAAAACGTTTACAAGAAGATCACGAAAATGCACTATATTTAGCTGAGCGATTAAGTGAAATCCCTACAATTAAAGTAGACTTATCTCAAATTCATATTAATTTAGTATTCTTCCAAATGACAAATATGAAACATAGCCCAGAGGAAATCGAACAAATCTTTAAAGAGAACGGAATCATTATATTTGCACCTGAGGAAGATGGAATGATGCGCTTTGCTACACATTATTGGATTACAAAAAATGATATTGATAAAATAATTGATGTTATGAAAATGATGTAA
- a CDS encoding DUF1510 family protein, which produces MKKLQGNSRATFRAKKRKTKLFILSGSIAVVIIVIAFVSNSILSSGNKKPSPLIDDYASAGKQSDNNIKNDKQEEDTSSDDNSSQDQTQTDESSDNTSSTEDSSDTIAPETPEQTGVTPETPEQTGGQHVTSYDSSSQDWQNMLQTIATATGLDRSNMTVWFLGSDKSNKGGSVGTVSSKEKGSQKYRVYLQWNGTGYIATKVEPTS; this is translated from the coding sequence TTGAAAAAATTACAAGGTAATTCTAGAGCAACGTTTAGAGCAAAAAAAAGAAAAACCAAATTATTTATTTTAAGTGGATCAATTGCAGTTGTTATTATTGTAATTGCATTTGTTTCAAATTCGATTTTATCGTCTGGAAATAAAAAGCCATCACCTCTAATAGACGATTATGCTTCAGCTGGAAAACAATCGGATAACAACATAAAGAACGATAAACAAGAAGAGGATACGAGTTCAGATGATAATTCTTCACAAGACCAAACTCAAACGGATGAGTCTAGTGATAATACATCATCTACTGAAGATAGCTCGGATACAATCGCACCAGAAACGCCTGAACAAACAGGTGTTACACCGGAAACTCCTGAGCAAACAGGAGGACAGCATGTTACAAGTTATGATTCAAGTTCACAAGATTGGCAGAACATGCTTCAAACAATCGCTACTGCTACTGGACTAGATCGAAGTAATATGACAGTATGGTTTTTAGGTAGCGACAAAAGCAATAAAGGTGGCTCTGTTGGTACTGTATCTTCAAAAGAAAAAGGCTCTCAAAAATATCGTGTGTATCTGCAATGGAACGGCACAGGTTACATAGCAACAAAAGTTGAACCTACATCGTAA
- a CDS encoding tyrosine-type recombinase/integrase, whose product MLVKSNLLISNSTDLLDVNQNDFRVIEYLIDETYFPALLQRKFENEKNHRMIYDAFTDLEMIYYFVHQIKDIQKSKQRKESTKIEYIRELLQFYRYLLKSEEFLRKDVDSYIEESLLKNLKQRHIESYQQWLSNYQYGSKMQQYRVTTLSRKLVILKSFFKFLFDSNYVQVPLFTRILNAKITKDDLPNRDLEESEVKSLLNFYRGNILITTLIKLLATTGMRIRELAEANWGNVSKDTNGYWLEIVGKGNKKREVKLLNHVFIDLCKLRSRRGFTNSISKTDINPFFPNKLNKHYSFKYLSKYVIEIIKASELQFVLDHNRTNNISPHFFRHHYACRSIEKGASIYQVSRSLGHESIQTTEIYLAKMMNRSQHASNVWDDEEY is encoded by the coding sequence ATGTTAGTAAAATCAAATCTACTTATTTCAAACTCAACTGATTTATTAGATGTAAATCAGAACGATTTTAGAGTAATAGAGTATTTAATAGATGAAACATACTTTCCTGCGCTATTACAAAGGAAGTTTGAAAATGAAAAAAATCATCGTATGATCTATGACGCTTTCACTGATTTAGAAATGATTTACTATTTTGTTCATCAAATAAAAGATATTCAAAAATCAAAGCAGCGAAAAGAAAGTACAAAAATAGAGTACATAAGAGAATTATTACAGTTTTATCGTTACTTATTAAAAAGTGAAGAATTTTTACGTAAAGACGTTGATTCATATATAGAGGAATCATTACTGAAAAATTTAAAACAGAGACATATCGAATCATATCAGCAATGGTTATCGAATTATCAATATGGTTCAAAGATGCAACAGTATCGAGTCACTACTCTCTCAAGGAAACTTGTCATATTAAAAAGTTTCTTTAAATTTTTATTTGATTCCAATTATGTTCAGGTTCCTCTATTTACAAGAATTTTGAACGCAAAAATAACAAAAGATGACTTACCAAATCGAGATTTAGAAGAAAGTGAAGTAAAATCATTACTGAATTTTTATAGAGGAAATATTTTAATCACTACTTTAATTAAATTACTGGCTACAACTGGTATGCGAATTCGTGAGTTAGCTGAGGCAAACTGGGGAAATGTTTCAAAGGATACAAATGGATACTGGCTCGAAATTGTCGGTAAAGGAAATAAAAAACGTGAAGTTAAACTACTAAATCATGTATTTATTGATTTATGTAAACTAAGGAGTCGACGTGGTTTTACAAATAGCATTTCAAAAACTGATATAAACCCATTTTTTCCAAACAAGCTAAATAAACATTATTCCTTCAAATATTTATCTAAGTATGTAATCGAAATTATAAAAGCCTCCGAATTGCAGTTTGTTTTAGATCATAATCGAACGAATAATATTAGTCCCCACTTCTTTCGACATCACTATGCATGTCGATCAATTGAAAAAGGTGCGAGCATTTATCAAGTAAGTAGAAGCTTAGGTCATGAAAGTATTCAAACTACAGAAATTTATTTAGCAAAAATGATGAATCGATCTCAGCATGCTAGTAATGTTTGGGATGATGAAGAGTATTAA
- a CDS encoding cellulase, producing MKIVKKGIFIGVCVIAIIILLFASSFAFLNYIKVNVNKPSSPLSAGIRGVNWADERDNFVDGVIYVSGLTKNDTYDSAKAVGRQVIRQMFDQTGANTVRLPINEATVENYWSTYTGSIDAALEKGKVIFSYWAPKNGKPEDLDRFYKMWSTVINKYGNNPNCYFEPINEPYGYNTKDLRDFYNNWLAKYHVSRKNVILDGIGLAALYINPLGNDKRLNGTMLAVHCYAFYAGYVHIKSLTETGWSNVLSVEIGKYSDRAIVTEWGAPMKTGLDYSVKKSNNDIHYVRAMSEKINHLGIGSVYWPGLRDGDSYSLMEKKVTKNQITLSVTNQSGLEKLQESWGKDTK from the coding sequence TTGAAAATAGTAAAAAAAGGAATTTTTATTGGTGTTTGTGTTATAGCGATCATTATTTTACTATTTGCCTCTTCTTTTGCATTTTTAAATTATATTAAAGTTAACGTTAATAAACCATCCTCACCACTATCGGCTGGTATAAGGGGTGTAAACTGGGCAGATGAACGTGATAATTTTGTTGATGGTGTGATTTATGTAAGTGGTCTGACGAAGAATGATACGTATGACTCCGCTAAAGCTGTTGGAAGACAAGTTATTAGGCAAATGTTTGATCAAACTGGAGCTAACACTGTCAGACTGCCCATTAATGAAGCTACAGTCGAAAATTATTGGAGTACATACACTGGATCAATCGATGCTGCGTTAGAAAAAGGTAAAGTGATTTTCAGCTACTGGGCTCCAAAAAATGGGAAACCAGAAGACCTCGATCGTTTTTATAAAATGTGGAGTACTGTTATTAACAAATATGGAAATAACCCAAACTGCTATTTTGAACCTATTAATGAGCCATATGGTTATAATACGAAAGATTTACGTGATTTCTACAATAATTGGTTAGCTAAATATCATGTTTCAAGGAAAAATGTCATTCTTGATGGAATTGGTCTGGCAGCTTTATATATTAATCCACTAGGTAATGATAAACGATTAAATGGCACAATGCTTGCCGTTCACTGCTATGCATTTTATGCAGGATATGTTCATATAAAATCTCTAACAGAAACTGGTTGGTCAAATGTCTTATCAGTCGAGATCGGTAAGTATTCAGACCGTGCCATTGTTACAGAATGGGGAGCACCCATGAAAACTGGGCTAGATTATTCGGTAAAAAAGAGCAATAATGACATACATTACGTCCGAGCAATGAGCGAAAAAATTAATCATCTCGGAATTGGAAGCGTTTACTGGCCTGGATTACGAGATGGGGATTCTTATAGTCTAATGGAAAAAAAGGTCACCAAGAATCAAATCACCCTCTCAGTTACAAATCAATCCGGACTTGAAAAATTACAAGAATCTTGGGGCAAGGATACTAAGTAG
- the norA gene encoding multidrug efflux MFS transporter NorA has protein sequence MKKQNIMLILVLMNLFIIFLGIGLVVPVTPSIMNELNISGTIVGYMVAAFAVTQLLFSPIAGRWVDQFGRKRMIIIGLIIFSFSEFLFGMGKTVEVLFISRMLGGISAAFIMPAVTAFIADVTTVETRAKALGYMSAAISTGFIVGPGIGGFLAEFGTRIPFFFAAGLAILAGVLSITILPEPERNQENIEVKGQKPGFKRIFAPMYFISFMVLLISQFGLSAFESLFSLFTNHKFGFTPKDIAIMITGGGIIGAIAQIALFDRLTKWIGEIGLIRYSLILSTILVFLMTVVNSYFTILLVTITVFLGFDLMRPAVTTYLSKIAGNEQGFVGGMNSMFTSIGNVIGPIIGGILFDIDLNYPFYFATVLLACGVGLTIAWKMPGYRTSSISKGVFFENE, from the coding sequence ATGAAAAAACAAAACATAATGTTGATTTTAGTTTTAATGAATTTATTCATTATTTTCTTAGGGATAGGATTAGTAGTACCAGTCACACCTTCGATTATGAATGAGTTAAATATATCCGGTACAATTGTTGGTTATATGGTAGCGGCGTTTGCTGTAACACAATTGCTTTTTTCACCAATTGCAGGACGCTGGGTAGACCAGTTCGGACGTAAACGAATGATAATCATCGGACTAATAATTTTTAGTTTTTCAGAATTTTTATTTGGTATGGGAAAAACAGTTGAAGTTCTATTTATCTCACGTATGCTAGGAGGCATAAGTGCCGCATTCATTATGCCAGCAGTAACTGCATTTATAGCTGATGTTACAACAGTTGAAACAAGGGCAAAAGCACTAGGCTATATGTCGGCTGCCATTTCTACGGGCTTTATTGTTGGTCCTGGTATTGGAGGTTTTTTAGCAGAGTTTGGTACTCGCATACCATTTTTCTTTGCGGCAGGATTAGCAATATTGGCAGGCGTATTATCTATTACTATACTTCCAGAACCAGAACGTAACCAAGAAAATATCGAGGTGAAAGGACAAAAACCTGGTTTTAAACGAATTTTTGCTCCGATGTATTTTATATCGTTTATGGTTTTATTAATTTCTCAATTTGGCTTATCAGCTTTTGAATCATTATTTTCCTTATTTACTAACCATAAATTTGGATTTACACCTAAGGATATTGCAATCATGATTACAGGCGGAGGCATTATCGGTGCAATTGCACAAATCGCATTATTTGATCGTTTAACAAAATGGATTGGTGAAATTGGCCTAATACGATATAGTTTAATTCTTTCTACAATACTAGTGTTTTTAATGACAGTTGTGAATTCATACTTTACAATTTTACTTGTTACAATTACCGTGTTTTTAGGCTTTGATTTAATGCGTCCTGCTGTAACAACATATTTATCTAAAATTGCAGGAAATGAACAAGGTTTTGTTGGCGGAATGAATTCAATGTTTACTAGTATAGGGAATGTAATAGGGCCTATAATTGGTGGAATTCTATTTGATATTGACTTAAACTATCCATTCTATTTTGCAACAGTATTACTTGCGTGCGGTGTTGGGTTAACAATTGCTTGGAAAATGCCGGGTTATCGAACATCCTCAATAAGCAAAGGCGTATTCTTTGAGAACGAATAA
- a CDS encoding cysteine hydrolase — protein MENKKTALLVMDLQNGIVSRFADNQEILKPFQQAIQAARQNNIQVIFVRVGFSEGYLEVSQNNKIFSAIAKNAGMTFTDVSTQIHESVEPIQGEPVITKYRVSAFTGSNLEVILRSQQIDSIVLSGISTSGVVLSTLREAADKDFSITVLSDACIDSDPEVHRVLIEKIFPRQAEVQTVDSWIEHLK, from the coding sequence ATGGAAAATAAAAAAACAGCACTGTTAGTAATGGATTTACAAAATGGTATTGTTTCGCGTTTCGCTGACAATCAAGAAATTCTTAAACCATTTCAACAAGCAATCCAAGCCGCTCGCCAAAATAATATTCAAGTTATTTTTGTACGAGTTGGTTTTAGTGAAGGATATCTTGAGGTTAGTCAAAATAATAAGATTTTCTCAGCAATTGCTAAAAATGCTGGAATGACATTTACTGATGTATCAACACAAATTCACGAATCTGTCGAACCAATTCAAGGAGAACCAGTTATTACAAAATATCGCGTTAGTGCGTTCACTGGTAGTAATCTAGAAGTTATATTACGTTCACAACAAATTGATTCAATTGTCCTTAGTGGTATTTCGACAAGTGGCGTCGTACTATCGACTTTAAGAGAAGCGGCAGATAAGGACTTTTCAATTACTGTGCTTTCCGACGCGTGTATTGATTCTGATCCTGAGGTTCATAGAGTGCTCATTGAAAAAATATTTCCACGCCAAGCAGAAGTTCAAACTGTTGATAGTTGGATTGAACATTTAAAATAA
- a CDS encoding NUDIX hydrolase: protein MPPKHIISAATIVINEHNEILLIKGPRRGWEMPGGQVEEGESLKEAAIRETKEESGIDIEVVKFCGVFQNVSSSICNTLFLAKPIGGKLTTSPESLKVGYFPIEEALAMVTWKNFKQRIEYCLKENMHPFYIEF, encoded by the coding sequence TTGCCGCCAAAACATATTATTTCAGCTGCGACAATAGTCATTAACGAACATAATGAAATATTATTAATTAAGGGCCCACGTAGAGGTTGGGAAATGCCAGGTGGGCAAGTTGAAGAAGGCGAATCATTGAAAGAAGCGGCAATTAGGGAAACAAAAGAAGAAAGCGGAATTGATATTGAAGTTGTGAAATTTTGTGGTGTATTTCAAAATGTTAGTAGTTCAATTTGTAATACTTTGTTTTTAGCTAAACCAATCGGGGGAAAGTTAACAACTTCTCCAGAAAGTTTGAAAGTTGGATATTTTCCTATTGAGGAAGCTTTAGCGATGGTAACTTGGAAAAATTTCAAACAAAGAATTGAATATTGTTTGAAAGAAAACATGCATCCATTTTATATAGAGTTTTAA
- a CDS encoding helix-turn-helix domain-containing protein — MLEQDQKAKEIVTTNEAVHILGISKQTIYNYVKAGKLKLVYEDWQIDGTMRFYLDEINEFKSQTIEPVGLTVLETANLLGLSKATIHQYIKTGKISASKINFKGRQTVFINEEEVEKLKSTQINGSKRKSFFTKDLDFYLFGLYEIQNSNEKARIIELNENGEIVAKTNMGELLNKEELLNRNFKKSYEFKQATHSTKRGSIKFQFPFPQSISAPIFSIIDSFYRNIGHQNMNLYLEGNSIKVEIKPIKLTYNPAQIEQDLEILQNCLIDGKLSTRPGFILFTSKQEQLTIFVQDIVKEKIKQIAVDHHSGIEGITEKLLLMGLKEFEKSNKFNA; from the coding sequence ATGTTAGAACAAGATCAAAAAGCCAAAGAGATTGTTACAACAAATGAGGCTGTACATATTTTAGGAATATCTAAGCAAACGATCTATAATTATGTAAAAGCTGGGAAGCTGAAACTTGTGTATGAAGATTGGCAAATAGACGGTACGATGAGATTTTATTTAGATGAAATAAATGAGTTTAAGTCGCAAACAATTGAACCAGTTGGACTTACAGTACTTGAAACAGCCAATCTCTTAGGATTGTCAAAGGCAACGATTCACCAATATATTAAAACTGGAAAAATTTCAGCAAGTAAGATCAATTTTAAAGGTAGACAAACTGTTTTTATTAACGAGGAAGAAGTGGAAAAACTAAAGTCCACTCAAATTAATGGCTCAAAGAGAAAGTCGTTTTTTACAAAAGACTTAGATTTCTACTTGTTTGGTTTATACGAAATTCAAAATTCGAATGAAAAGGCGCGTATTATTGAACTTAATGAGAATGGTGAGATTGTAGCAAAGACAAATATGGGGGAATTGTTAAATAAAGAAGAGTTACTAAATCGTAACTTTAAAAAGTCATATGAGTTTAAGCAAGCAACACATAGTACAAAAAGAGGCAGTATCAAATTCCAATTTCCATTTCCACAATCAATAAGTGCGCCAATTTTTAGTATTATTGATTCTTTTTACAGAAATATTGGTCACCAAAATATGAACCTTTATTTAGAAGGCAATTCTATTAAGGTTGAAATAAAACCAATTAAACTAACTTATAATCCTGCACAAATTGAACAAGATTTAGAGATTTTACAAAATTGTTTAATTGATGGTAAGCTTTCAACAAGACCAGGTTTTATTTTGTTTACTAGTAAACAAGAACAACTAACAATTTTTGTACAAGATATCGTAAAAGAGAAGATCAAACAAATTGCAGTAGATCATCACTCTGGAATTGAGGGTATTACTGAGAAGCTTTTATTAATGGGATTGAAAGAATTTGAAAAAAGCAACAAATTTAACGCATAA
- a CDS encoding glutathione S-transferase family protein — MSQTKLTEITVDGSFNRQINRFSTPFGNKPEELPIEANRYRLIWSAACPWAHRSVIVRKVLGLETTISLGTVSPMRPRLDRVDWEFSLDENRVDPILKTRYMSEIYINSDPNYSGRPTVPAIIDSKSGKVVNNDYFKLTNYFETVWKPFHKKNAPDLYPVSIRQEIDALNEIIFTDVNNGVYKCGFAQSQKSYEEAYEKLFNRLDELEQRLSKQRFLFGDKITDSDVRLYTTLVRFDAAYFSAFNTNRNLIREFKNLWGYVRDLYQTSGFGDTTDFDAIKRHYHLSITISTDKEEPKVLPKGPELSLWNSPHNRENLSGQKEKFLIH, encoded by the coding sequence ATGAGTCAGACAAAACTAACTGAAATAACAGTAGATGGATCCTTTAACAGACAAATAAATCGTTTTTCAACACCTTTTGGGAATAAGCCTGAAGAACTTCCTATAGAAGCTAATCGATATCGACTCATTTGGTCGGCAGCTTGTCCATGGGCACATCGTTCTGTTATTGTTCGAAAAGTCTTAGGTTTAGAAACTACTATTAGTTTAGGAACTGTAAGCCCCATGCGTCCAAGACTAGATCGTGTAGATTGGGAATTTTCGTTAGATGAAAATAGAGTAGATCCTATCTTAAAGACTCGTTATATGAGTGAAATTTATATTAATTCTGATCCAAACTATTCCGGTCGACCAACTGTCCCAGCAATTATCGATAGTAAATCAGGTAAAGTAGTTAATAACGATTATTTTAAACTAACAAACTATTTTGAAACGGTTTGGAAACCATTTCATAAGAAAAACGCACCAGACTTATATCCAGTTTCGATCCGTCAAGAAATCGACGCACTTAATGAAATTATTTTTACTGATGTAAACAACGGTGTATACAAATGTGGATTTGCACAATCACAAAAATCATATGAAGAAGCTTATGAAAAGTTATTCAATAGATTAGATGAGCTAGAGCAACGATTATCCAAACAACGATTCTTATTTGGTGATAAAATTACCGATTCGGATGTGAGACTCTATACAACACTTGTCAGATTTGATGCTGCCTACTTTTCTGCTTTTAATACAAATCGCAATTTAATTCGGGAATTTAAAAATTTATGGGGATATGTACGTGATTTGTATCAAACTTCAGGATTTGGTGACACGACTGATTTCGATGCGATTAAAAGACATTATCACTTATCTATTACAATTTCAACAGATAAGGAAGAACCGAAAGTTTTACCAAAGGGTCCTGAGCTTTCTTTATGGAATTCTCCGCATAATCGAGAAAATTTAAGTGGACAAAAAGAGAAGTTCCTTATACATTAA
- a CDS encoding LLM class flavin-dependent oxidoreductase, translating into MEIGISTFVETTPDVKSGETISHAERLREVVEEIILADQVGLDVFGVGEHHRQDYAASSPAIVLAAAASQTKRIRLTSAVTVLSSADPVRVFQDFATLDGISNGRAEIMAGRGSFIESFPLFGYNLNDYDELFEEKLDLLLTLQKSEFVTWNGKHRPSINNIGVYPRPVQDSLPIWIGSGGNSESVVRAGLLGLPLVLAIIGGRPVQFAPLVELYKKAAAHAGHDLNKLQIASHSHGFIAEDRITAADKFFPSTQQAMNKLGKERGWGLYDRSAFDAARSLEGALYVGDPEFVAQKIIYLRKNVGITRFMLHVPVGSMPHADVMKAIELLGNEVAPIVREELAKWEDNQ; encoded by the coding sequence ATGGAAATAGGAATCAGTACATTTGTAGAAACTACACCAGACGTTAAATCTGGTGAAACAATAAGTCATGCAGAACGATTACGGGAAGTCGTTGAGGAAATCATACTTGCAGATCAAGTGGGATTAGATGTATTTGGTGTTGGAGAACATCATCGTCAGGATTATGCTGCATCATCTCCTGCTATTGTTTTAGCTGCAGCTGCATCACAAACAAAACGCATTCGATTAACAAGTGCAGTAACTGTACTTTCTTCGGCAGATCCAGTACGAGTATTTCAAGATTTTGCTACACTTGATGGCATTTCGAATGGAAGAGCTGAAATAATGGCGGGACGAGGTTCATTCATCGAATCTTTCCCTTTATTTGGCTATAATTTAAATGATTATGATGAACTTTTTGAAGAAAAGTTAGATCTATTATTAACATTACAAAAATCTGAATTCGTAACTTGGAATGGAAAACATCGACCATCGATAAATAATATCGGTGTATATCCCCGTCCTGTACAAGATTCATTGCCTATTTGGATAGGAAGTGGTGGAAATAGTGAATCGGTCGTTCGTGCGGGACTATTGGGACTTCCTCTAGTACTTGCTATTATTGGTGGACGACCTGTTCAATTCGCTCCATTAGTGGAATTATACAAAAAGGCTGCAGCTCATGCTGGTCACGATTTAAATAAATTACAGATTGCATCACATTCGCATGGATTCATCGCTGAGGATAGAATCACGGCAGCTGATAAATTTTTCCCATCAACACAGCAAGCAATGAATAAGCTTGGAAAGGAAAGAGGATGGGGGCTTTATGATCGATCAGCCTTCGATGCCGCAAGAAGTTTGGAAGGTGCACTATATGTTGGAGATCCTGAATTTGTAGCACAAAAGATCATCTACCTTCGAAAAAACGTAGGTATCACACGTTTCATGCTACACGTACCGGTTGGTTCAATGCCACATGCAGATGTAATGAAAGCAATCGAGCTATTAGGAAATGAAGTTGCACCAATCGTTCGAGAAGAACTAGCGAAGTGGGAAGATAATCAATAA
- a CDS encoding cupredoxin domain-containing protein, whose product MAKPSNIKVFAESAVTQSDNRAPVMVVELDDNYFNPKNITIPNGTKSTLLLKNKGVNPHTFTVKMLNIDVEVQPGKETTISVLPKQANTYDLTCKYHSNVGMVGKVIVK is encoded by the coding sequence ATGGCAAAACCAAGTAATATAAAAGTTTTTGCAGAATCAGCGGTTACACAAAGTGATAATCGAGCACCGGTAATGGTTGTAGAGTTGGACGATAATTACTTTAATCCAAAAAACATTACAATTCCGAATGGAACAAAATCTACTTTATTATTAAAAAATAAAGGAGTTAATCCTCACACGTTTACAGTGAAAATGCTTAATATTGATGTAGAAGTTCAACCAGGAAAAGAAACGACTATTTCTGTATTACCAAAACAAGCCAATACATATGACCTAACATGTAAGTACCATTCTAATGTTGGAATGGTAGGAAAAGTAATTGTTAAGTAG